From one Patescibacteria group bacterium genomic stretch:
- a CDS encoding nucleotide pyrophosphohydrolase — MNKFQKELDGYFKKEGWDYWHPLAQFTRLIEETGELARILNHLYGEKPKKASELEQDLEDEIGDVIYTLICLGNSTGVDLDKAARRSLNKVAKRDKGRYGKSTKS, encoded by the coding sequence ATGAATAAGTTTCAAAAAGAGCTCGACGGATATTTTAAAAAAGAAGGCTGGGATTACTGGCACCCGCTCGCCCAGTTCACTCGCTTAATTGAAGAAACCGGCGAATTGGCACGAATATTAAATCACCTCTATGGGGAGAAACCGAAAAAAGCTTCCGAACTTGAGCAGGATCTGGAAGACGAAATTGGCGATGTAATTTACACTTTGATCTGCCTCGGCAATAGTACCGGCGTTGACCTAGATAAAGCGGCTCGCAGATCGCTCAATAAAGTCGCCAAACGCGACAAAGGAAGATACGGAAAGTCAACTAAAAGCTAG